From the genome of Spirochaetota bacterium:
TCAAAAACACGAATCAGCCACCGTCATCATTTATTTTAATAAAAGAGGCCGAGGATGAGAAGAGATTTAGTTTATTTGACGGCGTGTACATTACTTTAGAAAATATTTTACGATTTCGCGGAAGGATGTTAAACAACAAGTTTTTCCTGAAGATAACGCACGGTATCAGGGATAAAAAACGGCCTTCCATGTCGAATGGAAGGCCACCGGCCGCCAGAAGCATGCGGCCGTTACGGTATACGGCGAAAAATCAGATCATCTGTAGTAGCCGTCAATAAACTGCAGCGTCTCAACCGCACCGTAGTACGAAGAATCCGCGGTATTGACTCCCACGTTGTAGCCGAGAGGATTCGTGTAATTGGCCAGTAGCAGATTGTCCGGCGCCGGGGCGACCGAAGTCATATAGCCCGTGGGCCCGTTGAGCCTGGTGCGCCAGTAATTGGTGGTGTCCGTGGCCCTGTCGAATCCGAAGGTGTTGCAGACCTGATTGGCCATCCTGTCCGCGCATCCGGTTCCGCAGAAGAGCTTGCCGCACCATCCCAACTCCTCGAGTACCGCCGCGCGAACGCCGTTATACAGCTGCAGCGATGCGTCGTAGATCGTCTGGGAATTGTGGAAGGGCAGGTTCATCTGTTTGCCCGAGAAATAGTTGGCGAACCAGTTACTGCCCGAGCAGTGGCCGCCGCGTCCCTTAACCCTCACGTTGCTGTTATCCATCTGGTAAAAGTTGGCATAACCGTGAGGGCGATAGTACGCGTCCATGTACGCCATCTTGTCCGCGACCGTGTTGAGCAGGGGTCTGTACGAGCTTTCCAGGGCCGCCGTGGGCTTAAGTACGGCGCCGCCCGACGCGGTAAAGTTATACGTGGCATTGTACGCCGTGTTGATGTCTTCCGTGAGCATGCCGGGAACGCCGTTGCTCAGCGGATCGGACTTAAGCTGCGTCGGGCAACCTATCCAGGTCTTGTCGTAGGCGGGGAAATTCATGGTGTTATGTCGGATGTTGTACCCGTCGTTCACCAGCATTCCCGAATGACTCCAGTAGCAACGGAGAACCTGGAAGAGCCCGCCCAGGGGCCCCGATCCGCTGTTTGGCGAAAGGATGACGTCTCCCTTGAGCCCGTTTATCCTTGTGGGCACATAGACGGCGCCGTAAACCGTGCTCGCGAATACGAGTATTATACATACCGCGAGCAGTTTGTAAAACTTCCTCATACCTCCTCCTTTTGTATTTAATTGGAAGACCTCTTGCCCGCCGCGATTCCATTATGAACCGATGACAGGTAATTAACCGCTGATTGAAAACATACAACGCATTTTAGTCAAGCGGGAAAAGGTTATGTCCCAAAAAAAATGAGCAGTCGCTCAGTATCCGGAGAGGGTTGCGGGCTGCCGGGCGGCAGCCAATTTTCTTTTCATAGGCAATGCCGCCGTATAGAATATCTGAAGCGTTTTAATTAAAGTATCTGAAGGCTTTCACAATGGCGGAGCCGTTCTCCGTAAAAAATGGTTTGACGATGCCGTCATCGTCATACTACATACCAGCGAATCGCGGCGATTACATCGGAATAAACCCATGCAGACAAACAGCGGTTACGTAAATCCTGTTCATCAAACAGTAGGTGAAAATGAAAAAGACTACGGCTCTGGTGTTTTTTATGGCGGTGGTGATGGTGTCGTGCAAGTGGGACAGTGACGTTATCGTCAGCTTTAAGGGCGGCGGTGTTACGCGCGGCGAATTCATTCAATGGCTAAAGGACCGCGGGCTTACCGGAGAGGAGTCCACAAAAAAACGCGACATGATGATCGGGGAGCTCCAGATGCTCGCCATAAACAGTATTGCCCTGCGCGAGGCCAAACGGGTAAACCACGAGAAAAGCGAGCGCTTTTCGTTTCTTATATCCGATATTTCCGACCGTTATCTCGCCTCCTTTCTGATGGAAAAAATATTGAAAGAAAAAGGTTACAAAGAAAAAGCCCTTAAAATCCGGCAGATACTCATGCCGGTCGAAAGCGCGTCCGATGCAGGAGCCGCCATTTCGAAGGCCCGTGAGGCGATAGCGGAGCTCGACAGGGGGGCAAGCTTCCGGGATATGGTATCAAAATATTCCATGCATCCCAGCAGAAATCAGGGCGGTGACATCGGCTATCTGGTGCGCGTACAGATGCCGCCCGCGTATGCAAATGCCGCGTTTGCCCTTAAAAAGGGCGAATATACGAAAGAGCCGCTCCATCTTACGGATCTTAAATCCGTATGTATAATCCTTGTGGAGGACGAGAAGGAAATCACACCGAAGACCATCGAGAAGATAGTCCGCGACGATGGCCAGCGGGCGCATCTCGGGGATATCCTGAACGCGAGGCTTAAAAGCGAATATGTGCACGGGCTCATGCAGGAGAGCGGCGCCGTCTTTAATGAGCAGGCGGTCAGGTCAAAAGCGCCGGGAACGGTTATTTTTTCGATCGGGGATATTAAGTTTACGGCGGGAGATCTGTCGGCGCGAATGCTCAGGATGCGCCAGATAATGAACGAAGGCCCCGGCGCCGGGGACACCGCGTCACGCGAAAGCATCGCGCGCGAATACTTCAGCGACCGGCTCCTGGTGATGGACGCGAAGAAAAAAGGCCTGGATCGCGACCCCGAATACCTTAAAAGGGTCAAGGAGGCGCGCGAGTCCTACCTCGCGGGAGATTATATCGAGTACGCGAGCTCGGGGAACATCGAGGTCACGCCGGCGGAGGTACGCAAGGAGTACGAGTTATTCAAGGACGGGCGTTATTCCTCGATGGTTACGGTAAATGGGAAAAAGGAGCGCCGGGTGATGCCGTTTGCCGAAGTCAGCGAAGAGATCGAGCGCGGCCTGCGGATGCAGAAACGGCTTATGGGCAGGGACGCCTGGATGAAGCGGATGATGGAGGAGTACGACGTACGCATCGCCGACGAGATGCTGGGCAAGAAGGGCTGAGCGGCGGAAGAAGCGCGTGCTGCCAGACTCCCGGCACGAGCCGGCCGTGCTTCATGGCGTATTCGGCATAGCCTTCAATATCGGATAGCATCCTCTCCTCGATGCGGATCCGCAGGATGATCGAGGGTACCAGCGCGAGAAGCAGTACGCGCAACGCGGGTATACTCGAAAAATACAGGGTAGTGCCCGGGTGCGCGATTATCATGCCGGCGTATGCCGGATGACGCACAAACCGGTAGGGGCCGGAGTCGACCACCTGGTGCCCGTCTATTGGGCGCACAAGATGAGAATAGTGCTCTCCGAGTGAATGGACCGCCCAAAGCCTGCAACCGACTCCCGCGATGAAAAGCGGTGATCCGACCACATGGTGAGAGCCGAAGCGGGGCAGGGCCGGTTTGAACCACTGGGCGGGCAGAATGGTCATCGGGCGACTCGCTGCGTAGTACTCGCGCGTTCCCGGACCGGCCGCGTGCTGTTTTTCATTCGAGTCGCGCCGGGCAATCCGCGTTTCAGCGAGAATCCACAATAAATATAACACAGTCATGGCCACATAGAGACCTGTCGAACCGGCCGACCGGTGGTTTTCGGACGATAAAATCAGCCTGAGCGTTAGAATGATGATGCCCGTCGCAAGCAAGAGGGGCATGGCCAGGGCCAGATATCTCTTCATATGACCAACCTTCCCTTGTACTGCGAAACGTTTGCCAGTCTTGCCGCAGCCTGCAGGATACCCGAAGCCGGAATGAATACCGCACCGCCGAGCGTCAGCGTTGTCGGAATCACGCCGAAACGCGCGAGCGACGACGATTTCGCGAATGCCAGAATCGCCATGCCGAGCAGAAAACCGGGCATGATGCGAAGAATGAATTCGAGAGTGATGCCGATGGTTTCCATGCACCGACCTCCGATTGCCGTACGTGAATAAAATAACGCCGGCGAGTTTAGCCCGTCCACGTAGTCTGTCAAGCCAGCATAGCGGTTTTAGCCGCTGCACTTCATCCTTGAAGTCGGATTACCGGTGCGCTCCGTAGTATTTGTTCTTGACAGCATAATGACTTTTGCATAGTAACTACACGATAAAAATTGCCAGCAGGCATCTTCTCGTCGATTTACACACCACTAGCTTTCACTCCAGAAGAGGGAGGATGCACATGAGATCAGCCTTCATCCTTGCGGTAGTTATCGTCGTGGTCATATCCGCGATATCCGCGGGCGCACAGGACAACGTCGTCTATCCGCAGCCGTATGCGGCAAAATACGCCGAGATGCCCTATGACCCCTTTATTACCGCCTACGCGGGCACGGGGTATTACTACTGGAACGATTTAAGCGGTCTGATCGAATCCAGCGGCGAGAAGGCGGTGGAGCAGAAAGTTGAGCCGTATGTAATGAAGAAATTCTACGTAAAGGCCGATCTCTGGATCTTCAATGCCGGTATCGAGTATCTCACCAGCCGATTCACCGACATGGGCAACATCACCGAGGAACAATCGGCGGAGGAACAACAGGACCCTCTGGCGCGCTACATGCGCTTCTTCTCGGG
Proteins encoded in this window:
- a CDS encoding peptidylprolyl isomerase yields the protein MKKTTALVFFMAVVMVSCKWDSDVIVSFKGGGVTRGEFIQWLKDRGLTGEESTKKRDMMIGELQMLAINSIALREAKRVNHEKSERFSFLISDISDRYLASFLMEKILKEKGYKEKALKIRQILMPVESASDAGAAISKAREAIAELDRGASFRDMVSKYSMHPSRNQGGDIGYLVRVQMPPAYANAAFALKKGEYTKEPLHLTDLKSVCIILVEDEKEITPKTIEKIVRDDGQRAHLGDILNARLKSEYVHGLMQESGAVFNEQAVRSKAPGTVIFSIGDIKFTAGDLSARMLRMRQIMNEGPGAGDTASRESIAREYFSDRLLVMDAKKKGLDRDPEYLKRVKEARESYLAGDYIEYASSGNIEVTPAEVRKEYELFKDGRYSSMVTVNGKKERRVMPFAEVSEEIERGLRMQKRLMGRDAWMKRMMEEYDVRIADEMLGKKG
- a CDS encoding isoprenylcysteine carboxylmethyltransferase family protein; this encodes MKRYLALAMPLLLATGIIILTLRLILSSENHRSAGSTGLYVAMTVLYLLWILAETRIARRDSNEKQHAAGPGTREYYAASRPMTILPAQWFKPALPRFGSHHVVGSPLFIAGVGCRLWAVHSLGEHYSHLVRPIDGHQVVDSGPYRFVRHPAYAGMIIAHPGTTLYFSSIPALRVLLLALVPSIILRIRIEERMLSDIEGYAEYAMKHGRLVPGVWQHALLPPLSPSCPASRRRCVRRTPPSSASSRRPCP